One stretch of Clostridia bacterium DNA includes these proteins:
- a CDS encoding pyruvate, water dikinase regulatory protein translates to MDKNRVVIFVISDSIGETAEQVAKAATAQYPECEIRIKWIPYVTEIESIQEVISEAKDLDSIIMFTLVVPELREYLKKQADEHNITYVDIMGPAVDAIAKVTKQHPTDIPGAMRKLDDEYFKKVEAMEFAVKYDDCKDPRGIKKADLVLLGISRTSKTPLSMFLATKNIKVANIPLMPEVKPQKELFEISPKKIIGLVISSDHLNPIRLERLKSHGLKSEANYASMERIAYELKYAEEIMNKIGCSVVDVTDKAIEETANIILQILKEANEE, encoded by the coding sequence ATGGATAAAAATAGGGTAGTAATATTTGTGATATCAGATTCAATAGGAGAAACTGCGGAGCAGGTGGCAAAAGCCGCAACTGCCCAGTACCCTGAATGTGAAATCAGAATAAAATGGATACCGTATGTTACCGAAATAGAGAGCATACAGGAAGTAATAAGCGAGGCAAAGGACCTGGACAGTATAATAATGTTTACACTTGTGGTTCCTGAGCTTAGAGAATATCTGAAAAAGCAGGCTGATGAGCATAATATTACTTATGTTGATATAATGGGGCCTGCGGTTGATGCCATAGCTAAAGTCACAAAGCAGCACCCTACAGATATACCAGGGGCTATGAGAAAGCTTGATGATGAATACTTCAAAAAGGTTGAGGCTATGGAATTTGCAGTAAAGTATGACGACTGCAAGGACCCAAGGGGTATAAAGAAGGCTGACCTGGTATTGCTTGGAATCTCCAGGACCTCCAAGACTCCTCTCAGCATGTTCCTGGCAACCAAGAATATAAAGGTGGCCAATATACCGCTAATGCCTGAAGTGAAGCCACAAAAGGAGCTTTTTGAAATATCTCCAAAGAAGATAATTGGTTTGGTGATCAGTTCAGACCATCTGAATCCAATAAGACTGGAAAGGTTGAAATCTCATGGGCTAAAAAGTGAAGCAAATTATGCAAGCATGGAGAGAATAGCCTATGAGCTTAAATATGCTGAAGAAATCATGAATAAAATCGGTTGCAGCGTAGTAGATGTAACTGATAAAGCCATTGAGGAAACAGCAAATATTATACTGCAAATATTAAAGGAGGCTAACGAGGAATGA